One Clavelina lepadiformis chromosome 1, kaClaLepa1.1, whole genome shotgun sequence genomic region harbors:
- the LOC143453355 gene encoding uncharacterized protein LOC143453355 — protein sequence MEEMSVHAPSQAKSPLPPPSVLESVPPSIHPEEDPHEELIKMRIGTSSHHTNPRSRTLVAWKNNMPIDEYRFVREQKRNQKNIPTTSSDYKEQHLIIAHRLAELEKRRVGTRYLPKDQASEGAKKAAMKDQMAKCIIS from the exons ATGGAAGAGATGTCAGTGCATGCACCGAGCCAAGCAAAATCTCCTCTTCCTCCACCAAGCGTCCTGGAGTCAGTTCCACCATCCATACACCCGGAAGAAGATCCACACGAGGA GTTAATAAAGATGAGAATTGGGACGTCTTCGCATCACACAAACCCTCGCTCACGTACCCTGGTAGCTTGGAAGAACAACATGCCTATTGATGAATACAGATTTGTAAGAGAACAAAAACGAAACCAGAAAAATATTCCTACCAC TTCCTCGGATTACAAAGAGCAACATCTCATCATCGCACATCGACTTGCAGAATTAGAAAAACGTCGTGTTGGAACCAGATACTTGCCAAAAGACCAAGCCAGCGAAGGAGCAAAGAAAGCAGCAATGAAAGACCAAATGGCAAAATGCATCATAAGCTAA